Proteins from a single region of Mucilaginibacter daejeonensis:
- a CDS encoding fasciclin domain-containing protein, with protein MKKSMQRAMPAMIVMTGILMAFLLNGCKREHITYGTTTTVNMYSYLEQDANQFSMFKQIIDKAGYSSFLNTYGAYTLFASTNDGVKAYLKASGKTSVDNIDEATAKKIISISLISDTIGTQLFTDGKMRTPTTSGQYLITGAANNSGVSSITINRQANLVKGNISTGNGLIHVIDNVLLPASLTLAQMVEQDPKYSIMSEALKATGFYDSLNVASTAQTNVSRKYLTLIAQTNSVFAAAGIPDFSTLKAKYSTTGNPKNPTDSLYLFVAYRVFPELAYLSDVVAASSHPTLAPLEVTTSMLDGEKVLLNNDYFNGVLEPGVQIDRSLSDNSASNGVLHSAAANYKIKVRKPTAIYFDLADQPEIRRAPGVYRALGKGTVPYINGDLADVSWNYKGAAGEKLYYGTTAAVPAASDWYYGCDFLIFGDRFRPGTNGMSDITFKTPLLVRGRYKVWVDWKRNAGNLPVVVSFDNQALPNTFAYSEVVSDRDGDALLETKNLKRYTQSPLTSNSNGHVSKMVGVINVTTTDRHFIKFAATGDNGSVNIWMDVVEFRPIDMPSQILPKLTRDGKTAF; from the coding sequence ATGAAAAAATCAATGCAACGGGCAATGCCAGCCATGATCGTAATGACCGGCATTTTGATGGCGTTTTTGTTGAATGGTTGCAAACGTGAACATATCACTTACGGCACTACTACAACGGTGAACATGTATAGCTACCTTGAACAGGACGCCAACCAATTCTCGATGTTCAAGCAGATCATTGATAAGGCGGGTTACTCGAGCTTCCTGAACACCTACGGCGCTTATACGCTGTTCGCCTCTACCAACGATGGCGTTAAGGCCTATCTGAAAGCCAGCGGCAAGACCAGTGTAGACAATATCGATGAGGCCACCGCCAAAAAGATCATCAGCATAAGCCTCATCTCTGACACCATAGGCACACAATTATTCACTGATGGTAAGATGCGTACACCTACGACTTCGGGCCAATACCTGATCACAGGTGCGGCTAATAACAGCGGCGTGTCAAGTATCACGATCAATCGTCAGGCTAATTTGGTGAAGGGTAACATCTCCACCGGTAACGGCCTGATCCATGTGATCGATAACGTATTGCTGCCAGCCTCGTTAACACTGGCTCAAATGGTGGAGCAGGACCCAAAATACTCGATCATGTCCGAAGCGTTAAAGGCCACCGGGTTTTATGACAGCCTGAACGTGGCCAGCACCGCCCAAACCAATGTAAGCCGAAAGTATCTGACCCTCATCGCCCAAACCAATTCTGTGTTCGCGGCGGCAGGCATCCCAGACTTCAGTACCCTGAAAGCTAAATATTCGACCACGGGCAACCCTAAAAATCCTACAGACAGTTTGTATCTGTTCGTGGCTTACCGCGTGTTCCCTGAACTGGCATATCTGTCTGATGTGGTGGCCGCATCGTCGCACCCTACACTGGCCCCATTAGAGGTGACCACCAGTATGCTCGACGGCGAGAAGGTGTTGTTGAACAACGATTACTTTAACGGTGTACTGGAGCCCGGCGTCCAGATCGACCGCTCATTGAGCGACAATTCAGCATCTAACGGTGTATTGCACTCGGCTGCTGCCAACTACAAGATCAAAGTGCGCAAACCTACAGCCATCTATTTTGACCTGGCCGATCAGCCTGAGATCCGTCGTGCACCAGGTGTGTACCGCGCATTGGGCAAGGGCACTGTGCCATACATCAACGGCGACCTTGCCGACGTGTCATGGAACTACAAAGGTGCTGCTGGAGAAAAGCTTTATTACGGTACCACCGCTGCGGTTCCTGCCGCAAGCGACTGGTACTACGGGTGTGACTTCCTGATCTTTGGTGACCGTTTTAGGCCAGGTACCAATGGTATGTCTGATATTACCTTCAAGACCCCGTTATTGGTTAGAGGACGTTACAAGGTTTGGGTAGATTGGAAGCGCAACGCCGGTAACTTACCTGTGGTAGTAAGCTTTGATAATCAGGCTTTACCTAACACCTTCGCCTATTCAGAAGTGGTAAGCGACAGGGATGGTGACGCTTTGCTCGAGACCAAAAACCTAAAGCGCTATACACAATCACCGTTGACCAGCAACTCGAACGGCCACGTGAGCAAGATGGTGGGCGTGATCAACGTGACCACTACCGACAGGCACTTCATCAAGTTTGCGGCCACCGGCGATAATGGTAGCGTGAACATTTGGATGGATGTGGTAGAGTTCAGGCCTATCGATATGCCAAGCCAGATATTGCCCAAGCTGACCCGCGACGGAAAGACCGCATTTTAA